In Methanocella paludicola SANAE, the sequence CACTACCTCGTCCTCCACGGACATCTTCAGGAAGTTGCTCTCGATGAACGCGGGGTGGTAGGGGCCGTAAGGGATGGCGGTGACCGGCAGGGTGACGATGTTGTCCCTGGGCGTGGTCGCCGGGGGCGCCGCGTTGATGCGCTCGGTCTCGTGGTCGGCCTCCGGCCTGCCGTTCAGGTACATGTCGTCCCAGTTCAGCGGCAGCCACAGGTGAGTGGGGTTCGGGTGGCCCTGCACCTTCACGCCTAAAAATTCGATAAGCTCCCGCTCCGACCAGTCGGCCTGGTCGGTGATAGGCGTGATCGACTGGACCACGGGGTTCTCCCGGTCCAGGTACGTCCTGAGTATCGTGTGCTCGCTGGGCTCCTTCATGTCGAAGCAGAAGTAGTAGTTGACCTTGATGCCCCGGACGCCCATGTCCACGCCCGAGGCGTAGATGAGCCGGGCTCCCCGCTTCAGCAGCTCCGTCACGTTATCGGAGATGGCGTCAGGCCTGATCTCCACGATGTTCATCGGGGACTTACTTATCCTTCATCCCCCCGAACGGCGTCTTCGGCCCGTACATCTCCTTCGTGTTCAGGTATACCTCGTCGGCACCGCAGTTGAAGTTCTCGTCCACGTTCCTGTACTCCGGGAACAGCGAGGGTATGATGACCGAGAAGAATATGTAGAACGATACCAGCGAGGCCAGCTCGGCGAACAGGAAGAGCACGATGAGGCCCCAGTCGGCGAAGAATAGCGCGCCAAGCACGCTGGTAACGAGTATGAATATGGCTATGATGAAGTATGGCTTCATTTCGATTTGATCTCCAGTTTTTCAATGAGCTTATCGACCGGCGCCGTCCGCATGTAGCGCATGCCGAAATCGTCCGGCTTAAGGCCGTACGAGATCGCCAGTAGCTCCGCCAGGTGGATGACTGGCACGTCGAAGTTGTACCCGTCCTTCTTTCTCAATGTCGCGATGGCCCGCTCGAACTGGTCGTAGCACCCCGAGCAGACCAGGACTAATGCGTCCACGTTCTGTTCTTTTATGGCATCGAACTTCCGCTTCGCCCGGTCGTAGGTGGCGAACTCCCTGTCCGCCAGGTTCGCCTGTAAGCCGCAGCACATGCGCTCCAGGCCGTACGGCACGACCTCGTCAACGAGCGCCTCGTTGAGCTCCGTGAAGTACTTTACCAGGTGGCCGTCCTGGAAGATGCGCATGTGGCACCCGGGGTGGATGGCAACCTTGATGGGCAGCTTCCGTGCCTCCCTGCGTATTCTATCGATCCCCACGTCCTCGTAGAGGACTTCGAGCAGGTGGCGAACTCGGATGTTGGCGTCGAAGTGCTTACCAGCGGCGGCGAGGTAGTGGTTGACCTCCTCCAGCGCCTTCGGGTCCTCGTTGAGGACCTTATTAGCTTCATAAAGCGTGACGTAGCAGCCGTTACAGGAGACCATGACGTCACGGCCAGCCTGCTCGGCCTGCAATAAATTGTAGGAGGCGAGCGTAAGCCAGACACGCTTATCGACCGATATCCAGACCCCCGCCCTGGGACAGCAGGTGGACTTCGTGAGGTACTCGATATCCACGCCTAGCCGGGGCAGCGTCTTCATGATGGCCGACTCGGCCCAGGGCATCTTCGTGGGCATGACGCAGCCCAGGAAGTGCGAGTATTTCGCCTTAGCTTTTA encodes:
- a CDS encoding CoB--CoM heterodisulfide reductase iron-sulfur subunit B family protein produces the protein MNEQTTVQAIKAKAKYSHFLGCVMPTKMPWAESAIMKTLPRLGVDIEYLTKSTCCPRAGVWISVDKRVWLTLASYNLLQAEQAGRDVMVSCNGCYVTLYEANKVLNEDPKALEEVNHYLAAAGKHFDANIRVRHLLEVLYEDVGIDRIRREARKLPIKVAIHPGCHMRIFQDGHLVKYFTELNEALVDEVVPYGLERMCCGLQANLADREFATYDRAKRKFDAIKEQNVDALVLVCSGCYDQFERAIATLRKKDGYNFDVPVIHLAELLAISYGLKPDDFGMRYMRTAPVDKLIEKLEIKSK